In a single window of the Callithrix jacchus isolate 240 chromosome 1, calJac240_pri, whole genome shotgun sequence genome:
- the DENND6B gene encoding protein DENND6B isoform X7: MPTTGTTTAGPRWRCRQVKDSSVKRGYFQKSLVLVSRLPFVRLFQALLSLIAPEYFDKLAPCLEAVCSEIDQWPVPVPGQTLNLPVMGVVVQVHIPSRMDKPESSPPKQCDQENLLPAPMVLASVHELDLFRCFRPVLTHVQTLWELMLLGEPLLVLAPSPDVSSEMVLALTSCLQPLRFCCDFRPYFTIHDSEFKEFTTRTQAPPNVVLGVTNPFFIKTLQHWPHILRVGEPKMSGDLPKQVKLKKPSRLKTLDTKPGLYTAYTAHLHRDKALLKRLLKGVQKKRPSDVQSALLRRHLLELTQSFIIPLEHYMASLMPLQKSITPWKTPPQIRPFSQDDFLRSLEHAGPQLTCILKGDWLGLYRRFFKSPHFDGWYRQRHKEMALKLEALHLEAICEANIETWMKDKSEVEVVDLVLKLREKLVRAQGHQLPVKEATLQRAQLYIETVIGSLPKDLQAVLCPP, translated from the exons ATGCCAACGACAGGCACTACCACAGCAGGGCCCCGGTGGCGCTGCAG GCAGGTGAAGGACAGCTCTGTGAAGAGGGGCTACTTCCAGAAG TCTTTGGTGCTGGTGTCCCGCCTACCCTTTGTCCGGCTGTTCCAGGCGCTGCTAAGCCTGATTGCCCCCGAGTACTTTGACAAGCTGGCACCCTGCCTGGAAGCAG TGTGCAGTGAGATCGACCAGTGGCCGGTGCCTGTGCCTGGGCAGACCCTGAACCTACCTGTCATGGGTGTTGTTGTCCAG gTGCACATCCCATCCAGGATGGACAAGCCTGAGTCCAGTCCTCCGAAGCAGTGTGACCAAGAG AACCTGCTGCCAGCCCCAATGGTTCTTGCTAGTGTCCATGAGCTGGACCTGTTCAG GTGCTTCCGGCCTGTGCTGACTCACGTGCAGACACTGTGGGAGCTCATGCTCCTTGGGGAGCCCCTGCTGGTCCTGGCACCCTCGCCCGACGTGTCCTCGGAAATGGTGCTGGCCCTGACCAG CTGCCTGCAGCCCCTGAGGTTCTGCTGCGACTTCCGTCCTTACTTCACCATCCATGACAGTGAGTTCAAGGAGTTTACCACACGCACACAGGCCCC aCCAAACGTGGTCCTGGGAGTTACAAACCCTTTCTTTATCAAAACACTCCAGCACTGGCCCCACATCCTCCGAGTCGGGGAGCCCAAGATGTCAG GAGACCTGCCTAAGCAAGTCAAGCTGAAAAAGCCTTCAAGGTTGAAGACCCTTGACACCAAGCCAG GCCTCTACACTGCTTACACAGCCCACCTCCACCGCGACAAGGCACTGCTCAAACGGCTGCTCAAG GGCGTGCAGAAGAAGCGGCCATCAGATGTGCAGAGCGCCCTGCTGCGGAGGCACCTCCTCGAGCTCACACAGAGCTTCATCATCCCCTTG GAGCACTACATGGCCAGCCTCATGCCCCTGCAGAAGAGCATCACGCCCTGGAAG ACTCCCCCCCAGATCCGCCCCTTCAGCCAGGATGACTTCCTGCGGAGCCTGGAGCATGCCGGGCCCCAGCTCACCTGCATCCTCAAGGGCGACTGGCTGGGTCTCTACAG GCGGTTTTTCAAGTCCCCCCATTTTGATGGCTGGTACCGGCAGCGGCACAAGGAGATGGCCCTGAAGCTGGAGGCCCTGCACCTTGAGGCTATTTGTGAGGCG AACATTGAGACCTGGATGAAGGACAAGTCTGAGGTGGAGGTCGTGGACCTGGTCCTGAAACTTCGTGAGAAGCTG GTGCGGGCTCAGGGCCACCAGCTCCCTGTGAAGGAGGCAACGCTGCAGCGGGCCCAGCTGTACATCGAGACAGTCATCGGCTCCCTGCCCAAGGACCTGCAGGCCGTCCTGTGCCCTCCCTAG
- the DENND6B gene encoding protein DENND6B isoform X5, with protein MSRWHHQVLCLPLQLVYPNDFRLTDKEKSSICYLSFPDSHSGCLGDTQFSFRMRQCGGQRSPWYANDRHYHSRAPVALQREPAHYFGYVYFRQVKDSSVKRGYFQKSLVLVSRLPFVRLFQALLSLIAPEYFDKLAPCLEAVCSEIDQWPVPVPGQTLNLPVMGVVVQVHIPSRMDKPESSPPKQCDQENLLPAPMVLASVHELDLFRCFRPVLTHVQTLWELMLLGEPLLVLAPSPDVSSEMVLALTSCLQPLRFCCDFRPYFTIHDSEFKEFTTRTQAPPNVVLGVTNPFFIKTLQHWPHILRVGEPKMSGDLPKQVKLKKPSRLKTLDTKPGLYTAYTAHLHRDKALLKRLLKGVQKKRPSDVQSALLRRHLLELTQSFIIPLEHYMASLMPLQKSITPWKTPPQIRPFSQDDFLRSLEHAGPQLTCILKGDWLGLYRRFFKSPHFDGWYRQRHKEMALKLEALHLEAICEANIETWMKDKSEVEVVDLVLKLREKLVRAQGHQLPVKEATLQRAQLYIETVIGSLPKDLQAVLCPP; from the exons ATGAGCAGATGGCATCACCAAGTGCTCTGTCTTCCTCTGCAGCTGGTGTACCCAAACGACTTCCGGCTTACAGACAAGGAG AAAAGCAGCATCTGCTACCTGTCCTTTCCCGACTCACACTCAG GCTGCCTTGGAGACACTCAGTTCAGCTTCCGCATGCGCCAGTGTGGAGGGCAGAGGAGCCCCTGGTATGCCAACGACAGGCACTACCACAGCAGGGCCCCGGTGGCGCTGCAG AGGGAGCCAGCACACTACTTTGGCTATGTGTACTTCAGGCAGGTGAAGGACAGCTCTGTGAAGAGGGGCTACTTCCAGAAG TCTTTGGTGCTGGTGTCCCGCCTACCCTTTGTCCGGCTGTTCCAGGCGCTGCTAAGCCTGATTGCCCCCGAGTACTTTGACAAGCTGGCACCCTGCCTGGAAGCAG TGTGCAGTGAGATCGACCAGTGGCCGGTGCCTGTGCCTGGGCAGACCCTGAACCTACCTGTCATGGGTGTTGTTGTCCAG gTGCACATCCCATCCAGGATGGACAAGCCTGAGTCCAGTCCTCCGAAGCAGTGTGACCAAGAG AACCTGCTGCCAGCCCCAATGGTTCTTGCTAGTGTCCATGAGCTGGACCTGTTCAG GTGCTTCCGGCCTGTGCTGACTCACGTGCAGACACTGTGGGAGCTCATGCTCCTTGGGGAGCCCCTGCTGGTCCTGGCACCCTCGCCCGACGTGTCCTCGGAAATGGTGCTGGCCCTGACCAG CTGCCTGCAGCCCCTGAGGTTCTGCTGCGACTTCCGTCCTTACTTCACCATCCATGACAGTGAGTTCAAGGAGTTTACCACACGCACACAGGCCCC aCCAAACGTGGTCCTGGGAGTTACAAACCCTTTCTTTATCAAAACACTCCAGCACTGGCCCCACATCCTCCGAGTCGGGGAGCCCAAGATGTCAG GAGACCTGCCTAAGCAAGTCAAGCTGAAAAAGCCTTCAAGGTTGAAGACCCTTGACACCAAGCCAG GCCTCTACACTGCTTACACAGCCCACCTCCACCGCGACAAGGCACTGCTCAAACGGCTGCTCAAG GGCGTGCAGAAGAAGCGGCCATCAGATGTGCAGAGCGCCCTGCTGCGGAGGCACCTCCTCGAGCTCACACAGAGCTTCATCATCCCCTTG GAGCACTACATGGCCAGCCTCATGCCCCTGCAGAAGAGCATCACGCCCTGGAAG ACTCCCCCCCAGATCCGCCCCTTCAGCCAGGATGACTTCCTGCGGAGCCTGGAGCATGCCGGGCCCCAGCTCACCTGCATCCTCAAGGGCGACTGGCTGGGTCTCTACAG GCGGTTTTTCAAGTCCCCCCATTTTGATGGCTGGTACCGGCAGCGGCACAAGGAGATGGCCCTGAAGCTGGAGGCCCTGCACCTTGAGGCTATTTGTGAGGCG AACATTGAGACCTGGATGAAGGACAAGTCTGAGGTGGAGGTCGTGGACCTGGTCCTGAAACTTCGTGAGAAGCTG GTGCGGGCTCAGGGCCACCAGCTCCCTGTGAAGGAGGCAACGCTGCAGCGGGCCCAGCTGTACATCGAGACAGTCATCGGCTCCCTGCCCAAGGACCTGCAGGCCGTCCTGTGCCCTCCCTAG
- the DENND6B gene encoding protein DENND6B isoform X1 codes for MDALLGPGPRRAGSSLGAAGPASSCRAARTPAAPWARFSAWLECVCVVTFDLELGQALELVYPNDFRLTDKEKSSICYLSFPDSHSGCLGDTQFSFRMRQCGGQRSPWYANDRHYHSRAPVALQREPAHYFGYVYFRQVKDSSVKRGYFQKSLVLVSRLPFVRLFQALLSLIAPEYFDKLAPCLEAVCSEIDQWPVPVPGQTLNLPVMGVVVQVHIPSRMDKPESSPPKQCDQENLLPAPMVLASVHELDLFRCFRPVLTHVQTLWELMLLGEPLLVLAPSPDVSSEMVLALTSCLQPLRFCCDFRPYFTIHDSEFKEFTTRTQAPPNVVLGVTNPFFIKTLQHWPHILRVGEPKMSGDLPKQVKLKKPSRLKTLDTKPGLYTAYTAHLHRDKALLKRLLKGVQKKRPSDVQSALLRRHLLELTQSFIIPLEHYMASLMPLQKSITPWKTPPQIRPFSQDDFLRSLEHAGPQLTCILKGDWLGLYRRFFKSPHFDGWYRQRHKEMALKLEALHLEAICEANIETWMKDKSEVEVVDLVLKLREKLVRAQGHQLPVKEATLQRAQLYIETVIGSLPKDLQAVLCPP; via the exons CTGGTGTACCCAAACGACTTCCGGCTTACAGACAAGGAG AAAAGCAGCATCTGCTACCTGTCCTTTCCCGACTCACACTCAG GCTGCCTTGGAGACACTCAGTTCAGCTTCCGCATGCGCCAGTGTGGAGGGCAGAGGAGCCCCTGGTATGCCAACGACAGGCACTACCACAGCAGGGCCCCGGTGGCGCTGCAG AGGGAGCCAGCACACTACTTTGGCTATGTGTACTTCAGGCAGGTGAAGGACAGCTCTGTGAAGAGGGGCTACTTCCAGAAG TCTTTGGTGCTGGTGTCCCGCCTACCCTTTGTCCGGCTGTTCCAGGCGCTGCTAAGCCTGATTGCCCCCGAGTACTTTGACAAGCTGGCACCCTGCCTGGAAGCAG TGTGCAGTGAGATCGACCAGTGGCCGGTGCCTGTGCCTGGGCAGACCCTGAACCTACCTGTCATGGGTGTTGTTGTCCAG gTGCACATCCCATCCAGGATGGACAAGCCTGAGTCCAGTCCTCCGAAGCAGTGTGACCAAGAG AACCTGCTGCCAGCCCCAATGGTTCTTGCTAGTGTCCATGAGCTGGACCTGTTCAG GTGCTTCCGGCCTGTGCTGACTCACGTGCAGACACTGTGGGAGCTCATGCTCCTTGGGGAGCCCCTGCTGGTCCTGGCACCCTCGCCCGACGTGTCCTCGGAAATGGTGCTGGCCCTGACCAG CTGCCTGCAGCCCCTGAGGTTCTGCTGCGACTTCCGTCCTTACTTCACCATCCATGACAGTGAGTTCAAGGAGTTTACCACACGCACACAGGCCCC aCCAAACGTGGTCCTGGGAGTTACAAACCCTTTCTTTATCAAAACACTCCAGCACTGGCCCCACATCCTCCGAGTCGGGGAGCCCAAGATGTCAG GAGACCTGCCTAAGCAAGTCAAGCTGAAAAAGCCTTCAAGGTTGAAGACCCTTGACACCAAGCCAG GCCTCTACACTGCTTACACAGCCCACCTCCACCGCGACAAGGCACTGCTCAAACGGCTGCTCAAG GGCGTGCAGAAGAAGCGGCCATCAGATGTGCAGAGCGCCCTGCTGCGGAGGCACCTCCTCGAGCTCACACAGAGCTTCATCATCCCCTTG GAGCACTACATGGCCAGCCTCATGCCCCTGCAGAAGAGCATCACGCCCTGGAAG ACTCCCCCCCAGATCCGCCCCTTCAGCCAGGATGACTTCCTGCGGAGCCTGGAGCATGCCGGGCCCCAGCTCACCTGCATCCTCAAGGGCGACTGGCTGGGTCTCTACAG GCGGTTTTTCAAGTCCCCCCATTTTGATGGCTGGTACCGGCAGCGGCACAAGGAGATGGCCCTGAAGCTGGAGGCCCTGCACCTTGAGGCTATTTGTGAGGCG AACATTGAGACCTGGATGAAGGACAAGTCTGAGGTGGAGGTCGTGGACCTGGTCCTGAAACTTCGTGAGAAGCTG GTGCGGGCTCAGGGCCACCAGCTCCCTGTGAAGGAGGCAACGCTGCAGCGGGCCCAGCTGTACATCGAGACAGTCATCGGCTCCCTGCCCAAGGACCTGCAGGCCGTCCTGTGCCCTCCCTAG